One Malania oleifera isolate guangnan ecotype guangnan chromosome 9, ASM2987363v1, whole genome shotgun sequence DNA segment encodes these proteins:
- the LOC131164380 gene encoding RHOMBOID-like protein 2: MASEDLERGGTKSSGINYPRGNYSSSYYVETTERQWSSWLIPMFVVANVAVFIVAMYVNNCPKNNLGFDGSCVAKFLGRLSFQPLKENPLFGPSSSTLEKLGALEWNKVVHGHQGWRLLTCIWLHAGVIHLLANMLSLVFIGIRLEQQFGFVRVGLVYLLSGFGGSILSSLFIQRNISVGASGALFGLLGAMLSELLTNWTIYTNKVAALITLVVIIVINLAVGILPHVDNFAHIGGFMAGFLLGFVLLLRPQFGWRERGHLPADTRVKSKHKAYQYVFWVVALVLLIAGFTLGLVMLFRGDNGNDHCSWCHYLSCVPTSRWNCGN, encoded by the exons ATGGCCAGCGAAGATCTGGAGAGAGGAGGGACGAAGAGCAGCGGAATCAATTACCCACGAGGGAACTACTCGTCTTCTTACTATGTTGAGACCACAGAGCGTCAATGGAGTTCGTGGTTGATCCCTATGTTTGTGGTCGCCAATGTTGCTGTGTTCATTGTGGCTATGTACGTCAACAATTGCCCCAAGAACAATCTGGGTTTTGATGGAAGCTGCGTGGCTAAGTTTCTCGGCAGGCTTTCGTTTCAGCCTCTCAAGGAGAACCCCCTCTTTGGCCCCTCTTCTTCTAC ATTGGAAAAATTAGGAGCGCTGGAATGGAACAAGGTGGTACATGGTCATCAAGGATGGAGGCTTCTCACATGTATCTGGTTGCATGCAGGTGTAATTCATCTACTTGCAAACATGTTGAGCTTGGTCTTTATTGGCATTCGCCTTGAACAACAATTTGGATTTG TGCGAGTTGGGTTGGTCTATCTCTTGTCAGGATTTGGTGGGAGCATACTTTCTTCCCTTTTCATTCAACGCAATATATCTGTTGGTGCTTCTGGTGCTCTGTTTGGGCTTCTTGGAGCAATGTTATCAGAACTTCTGACGAATTGGACTATTTATACCAATAAG GTCGCAGCTCTAATCACACTTGTGGTCATCATTGTTATTAACTTGGCAGTTGGAATTCTTCCTCATGTTGATAACTTTGCCCATATTGGTGGGTTCATGGCTGGTTTCCTCCTTGGATTTGTTTTGCTTCTGCGACCCCAGTTTGGATGGAGGGAGCGTGGGCATCTCCCAGCTGATACCCGTGTCAAATCCAAGCATAAGGCTTACCAATATGTATTCTGGGTGGTTGCCCTTGTTTTACTCATTGCTGG ATTTACGCTTGGCCTGGTAATGCTATTTAGAGGAGATAATGGTAATGATCACTGCAGCTGGTGCCATTATCTGAGCTGTGTGCCGACATCAAGATGGAACTGTGGGAATTGA